GACAACCATGTTACTACCGTAGTAAAACATTCCTTCTTTTTCTAAAACGTCTTCGTTATACTCGGCAATGAGTAAATCAAGCTTGGGATTGCGTAGTAAGTTTTGAACATTGTTGTTGTAGACTTTATTCAAAACTTTTTGCGAACGATTGACAAAAACACCATCTTGACAAACTGCACCGATTGTCCAGTCAGGATGCTGCAAGAGAATGTGGTCAATTGTTTCTTGGAGTTCTCCTACAGAAACGCGATTGAATGTAATAATCGGTATTCTGGCATGACTGCCAGAATCAAAAAATGTTTCGAGAATATGCGATGGCACATCAACGCTTTCACCAACAGCAGGATTGAGGTGCATGAAAATGCCAGGCGCTGCATTAATTTCGATGATACCAAAATTACCTGATTTCCAAGACTCAGCAAGACTGCACGTAATGACGTCAATACCAAGACAAGTCAATCGAAAATGCTGGGCAATATCCTGTGCCAAAATAATGTTGTCATGATGAACATTGCGCGTTGCATCAATACTAAATCCGCCCGCAGAAAGATTAGCAACTTTACGCAGATATACAGTCCGATCTTTTTCCAGTACGCTATCTAATGATAAACCTTGTTCTTCTAAGTAGAGTTCCATTGCCTCATCGCACTGAATTTTACTCATTGCAGAGGTGGGTGTATCAAGACGCGCTGGTTTACAATTTTCACGCTCAATTAATTCGGCAATTGTCGATTCATCGTCACCAACAACCGATGCAGGACGCCGTTCGGTTGCAGCTACAAACCTACCATTAACACAAAGTAATCGAAAATCTGACCCTGAGATACTCTTTTCAACAATGATCCGAACCGGCTGATCTTCGGGAATCGCCTTGACTGCCCTATTGTAAGCAGATCTGAGTTCCTCAGAATTTTGCACATCTGCGGTGACGCCGATTCCTTTATGTCCTACTACTGGCTTCACGGCGACGGGATAACCAATGTCTGTGGCTACTGCTAAGGCTTCTTTGAGCGAAGTTACCAGATCGCCACTCGGAACAGGAAAACCAAGCGTAGCGAGAAAAGCCTTGCAGTCATCTTTGCGTGTGGTAAAGTCTGAATCGAGGTGACTATCAGAGTCAAAAGTTGTGGCTACACCGCGTACTTGCTTTCTACCATAGCCATATTGCATCAAACCTTCATCCCACAGATAAAATGTCGGAATGCGTTTTTGATCAGCGGTGCGCAATAAAGCATAAACTGTAGGACCACCGTAAACTGATTGCCGGAATTTATCTTGAAGGACTCTAATCTGCTCATCGTAGATGATTTCTCGGTTTTGTGTAATAGCTTCAAACCAATCCCAAACAAAATAAACAACTGCGCGGACTGTTTTACCATGCAATGATTGCACTGCGATGCTGGCGTACTCTAGATGGTGTTCAATACTCCAACGACTTAAATGTAAGCCCATGTCAAGTTTCCCGACTTCGGACACTGTGCGGGCAAACAAATGTGCGTGAGATTGATACTGTTCGGTACGCAGTTGCGGATAGCGATCGCTTACTGCTGCAATATAATCTTCTATGGCTAAAGGTTCCTGATACTCTGTCAGCGCTAAATCAAAGACTAATGCGCCTGTTTCTAAATAACGATTAGGACCTTCGTAATGTTTTAAATTAAAGATATCAAAGACATCAGTTGCTCTAGCATTCACTCTAACTACATCTGTACTTGCGCTTTGTACCATCGAGTTTCTCCCAAAAATCATTATGGACGCTCAGTTGCGCCTCAACTTCACTGCTTACTAATTACCTCTGGAGAAGCCGAAGGCTATAGATATGTGCAATTAATGCACAAGCTGTTTTGGTATGGCTAGCATTCTCTTGCGCGTGAACGTCCTTGAATATCAAACCAAATATGACTAGCCACGTCTGCGACCAAGATTAACTTTAATAGCGCTATTTTTCAGCTATCTGAGGGTATAGTTTGGCTAAAGCTTTTTTCCAACTCAGTGTTTAATCTCGTTGATTTTTTAGCTTAGATATATAACCTGCGAAAGGTGCGCTCTGACTACTGCCATGAGTAAATATAAATATTAATTAAAGAAGTTTAGGAGACAGCACAATTATGAACGATATGGAAGCTGCTCTTCGAGAAGAAATTCGGCAACTAGCAGAAGAAGCATTTCATAGAAAACTCATCTCAGGTTATGGTGATGGTCCAACCAAAAATGAGTATCAAATTGTTTTTAAAGGAAAACCAAGGCACCTTCCGCTTAAACGGGCGCGCGCTTTCCTAGACAACTTAATTTTGCGAAGCCGTGTTAGAGAAGCTTCTTCAGTGTAGGCAATCAATAAGTACTTTGTAATAAAAATTTTAACCTTAAATATACCTGCCGTTAGTAACAGATCCTAGTTTTAGGGTCTTTTTTAT
The sequence above is a segment of the Chroogloeocystis siderophila 5.2 s.c.1 genome. Coding sequences within it:
- a CDS encoding acetate--CoA ligase family protein, with protein sequence MVQSASTDVVRVNARATDVFDIFNLKHYEGPNRYLETGALVFDLALTEYQEPLAIEDYIAAVSDRYPQLRTEQYQSHAHLFARTVSEVGKLDMGLHLSRWSIEHHLEYASIAVQSLHGKTVRAVVYFVWDWFEAITQNREIIYDEQIRVLQDKFRQSVYGGPTVYALLRTADQKRIPTFYLWDEGLMQYGYGRKQVRGVATTFDSDSHLDSDFTTRKDDCKAFLATLGFPVPSGDLVTSLKEALAVATDIGYPVAVKPVVGHKGIGVTADVQNSEELRSAYNRAVKAIPEDQPVRIIVEKSISGSDFRLLCVNGRFVAATERRPASVVGDDESTIAELIERENCKPARLDTPTSAMSKIQCDEAMELYLEEQGLSLDSVLEKDRTVYLRKVANLSAGGFSIDATRNVHHDNIILAQDIAQHFRLTCLGIDVITCSLAESWKSGNFGIIEINAAPGIFMHLNPAVGESVDVPSHILETFFDSGSHARIPIITFNRVSVGELQETIDHILLQHPDWTIGAVCQDGVFVNRSQKVLNKVYNNNVQNLLRNPKLDLLIAEYNEDVLEKEGMFYYGSNMVVLNDPTETEMMLTRDVFEDSTIVVKERDNISIRRRGLIEDYTLGVGEPFTRVYLKEIGTIL